The genomic interval ACTGCGAGGACAGCACGTCCATCGACTGCGCACGGGTCACGCGGGGCATCAGTTCCATGGCGAAGGCGAGCACGCCCTGCTGGGCAAGCGCGTCGATGGTACCGCGCGGGCCATAAGGTTCCAGCATCGCGGCCACTACCGCACCGTTTTTCATGGCCTTGATCTGCGCATCAGTCGGCGGCCCCACCTTGAGCACCAGATCAGCGCCCTCAAGCGCAGCCTCGGCTGAGTCGGCGAGCTCCGCACCGGCATTCTCGTACTCGTGGTCGGGGAAATATGAGCGGGCGCCTGCGCCCTTCTCAATGACGACCTGGCAGCCAAGCTTGACGTACTTTTTCGCCGTCTCGGGGCTCAACGCGACCCGGGGCTCCATCTCTTCTTCAGCCGGAACGGCGATCCTTACCATTCTTAGCTCCGATCATGCTGGTGCCAAACATGGGCGAAACAGCCACCGCCCGGCCAGGCGCGCGCGAGGCCAGAATGCCCGGGATGCCTTGGGCGTCCGGCGTGTCAAACCAGGAAAATCGCCATCAGGATGAGAATGACGGCGACGATCACCGTGCCCCACTGGGCCAGGGTTATGAAGAGTTTGTAGGTCCGCTCGTGTTCTTGATAGTCCATGTTATTGCCATGTTTTTCACGATCCGGGTTGTCCATATCAGCCCCTCGCCGCTGGCGAAACCCAAAAAATCGTTGCGACTATACCAAAGCCGCCCACCGGAGCAACCTTAACGCGCCGCTTTTTGAAAACATTTGCAGCAAATCAGTGGCATCCTGTCGCACCCGTCTTTGCACAGAAGAAGAGCCGCCCCGGGGAGCGGCTCTTCCCATTCGCCTTGAC from Dichotomicrobium thermohalophilum carries:
- a CDS encoding aa3-type cytochrome c oxidase subunit IV, producing the protein MDYQEHERTYKLFITLAQWGTVIVAVILILMAIFLV